In Stomatohabitans albus, one genomic interval encodes:
- the nusG gene encoding transcription termination/antitermination protein NusG: MSEQEHIEELEAIDTANEPVDAPTDDFTDLLAAAGGVDEEAELDRQDDGESDDDVSSADSAHDGDTDQDETPRVTPPWLLPGEFYVVHTYSGYEAKVKSNLESRVRSMNMDDRIFDVIIPTEDAVEIKNGKKKEVKRKVYPGYVVVRMDFDDDTWRVVRDTPAVTGFVGDNNRANMVALGRATPPVPLSRAELEELFGEPEEELVETPDGTAKPVKKKTTIDFDVDENVRVTSGPFADFTGTISEINAEAGKLKVLVSIFGRETPVELTFDQVAKLT, translated from the coding sequence ATGAGTGAACAAGAACATATCGAAGAGCTTGAAGCTATTGACACTGCCAACGAACCGGTAGATGCACCAACGGATGATTTCACCGATCTCCTTGCGGCCGCGGGTGGTGTTGATGAGGAAGCTGAGTTAGATCGCCAAGACGATGGTGAATCTGACGATGACGTATCTTCTGCTGATTCAGCACATGATGGAGACACCGATCAAGATGAGACTCCTCGGGTTACGCCGCCGTGGCTGCTTCCTGGCGAGTTCTACGTCGTTCATACCTACAGTGGGTATGAAGCGAAGGTCAAGTCCAATTTAGAGAGTCGAGTTCGCTCGATGAATATGGATGACCGTATCTTTGATGTGATTATCCCAACCGAAGATGCGGTTGAGATTAAAAACGGGAAGAAGAAAGAAGTTAAACGCAAGGTGTACCCCGGTTACGTCGTGGTGCGTATGGACTTTGATGATGACACGTGGAGAGTTGTGCGTGACACACCGGCAGTGACCGGGTTCGTTGGAGACAATAACCGTGCCAACATGGTTGCCCTTGGACGGGCCACTCCGCCTGTACCGCTAAGTCGGGCGGAGCTAGAAGAACTCTTCGGGGAGCCAGAAGAGGAATTGGTCGAAACCCCAGATGGCACAGCCAAACCGGTCAAGAAAAAGACAACGATTGATTTCGATGTTGACGAGAATGTACGGGTAACCAGTGGTCCATTTGCAGACTTCACCGGAACGATCAGTGAGATCAATGCTGAAGCTGGCAAGTTAAAGGTATTGGTATCGATTTTCGGTCGTGAAACACCGGTTGAACTAACCTTCGATCAGGTTGCCAAACTGACCTAG
- a CDS encoding cell wall-binding repeat-containing protein, producing MKPVAALMTIGLLMLGVPAVAQAPPDTQPVVIHSQGNRTSTGTQPVGNGSQPVLSNPPSLIIPSETHIPKGTGEGEYELNISDDKTPLKDLKVRVESQLTRMRTEFDHGHWHLMVDNTKIADVDEAIIEVEDADGNITKKMLEVYVSNNAPWLHPIVNHTMRANRAIRPIMVMQMEARNGLGFVSFEGDIPPGLTFPQQQRVQRTTITGTPTTPGTYKLTQVLTDSGGNRLYEQPFVIDVIAEDAPVVLGDFNIAMRKGLNFQEETKIAPAVGEKWRASNNLFHTAGEWPYGTLTFRVDRGAEFVSVRKYHNRYRMYTKTDKATGPIPVKLTMVDGGKNEVSHWTVIQVDPKRGQPLKTRELRNLPYLLNLEPGKAMNPAKIRASSAEPGDVFTVEGLPSGLKFDPTTNTISGTPVTAGEFEVAISFKNAAGEAQDAKIVPFTVAQQANKPPVLNFPFDKHVTKGNGEAEIELDITDDTTPVKDLKVRVESQFIKMRPELDGGHWHLMVDNTKIADVDEAIIEVEDAQGAKSTKIIEVYVDKGSPWIHPTAKRIVRVGQPIPKIMVLQLETPHGPGTVEVTGLPDGLGPNTFKTKRGYIEGIPTKVGTYPISQVLKDSKGTVLARMGFEIEVIASDAPYVHGTFDIDMRRGPGFVKETTIAPAQGDTFRNTYNLYHKAGEAPFQDLQYRIDYGGSVASVRKYHDRWRMRLDTSKATGPKPVLITMFDKQGRTFSRWVVIQVDPQRGQPLQTRKIIGLEENYTFEAGKAITPIKVTFEGLLPSDYPHLAGSLPPGITFDIASSSFVGTPTAEGNTTVAVVFEDKDGVGQDAKIVTFNVKKAVIPPPPNPNPNPNPNPNPNPNPQPQPQPQPSPTGTPSPAGDLSGIQISGASRVETAVAISQQHVQAASLDTIVLARADEVADAVAATPLAHQMGAPVLLTQSDSLHPATLKEITRTIKPDGRIVLMGGPVAIHPSVEEALKGALPTIKFERVQGDNRFSTAVAVYDRLGQPTTVAIIDADKKHVGDALVAGVAMAQLKTGGNVTPGAVLYSSNNKVPVETQGVLLPKVTKRYTYDQSVKEAANATLIEGNDPIARSVTTAMTFFDKNVRVVTLASSREANTVDALAGGVDAARLGAPLVLAPATSSDGRVRDYLASLVKGKQLRSAMIFGGPQAVSPDVRDHLFASDTKIQWDTVEARP from the coding sequence ATGAAACCTGTGGCCGCACTTATGACGATAGGATTGCTAATGCTGGGGGTGCCCGCTGTAGCCCAGGCGCCACCGGACACGCAGCCGGTAGTGATACATAGTCAAGGCAACAGAACAAGCACCGGGACTCAGCCCGTTGGAAACGGGTCCCAACCAGTTTTAAGTAATCCACCTTCACTGATCATTCCGAGTGAAACCCATATCCCCAAGGGCACGGGTGAAGGTGAATATGAACTGAATATTAGTGATGATAAAACGCCCTTGAAAGACTTGAAGGTGCGTGTCGAGTCTCAGCTCACACGGATGCGGACTGAATTTGATCATGGGCACTGGCATTTGATGGTTGATAACACCAAGATTGCCGATGTCGATGAAGCCATTATCGAAGTTGAAGATGCTGACGGCAATATCACCAAGAAGATGCTGGAGGTATATGTCAGCAATAATGCTCCCTGGCTACACCCCATCGTGAATCACACCATGCGAGCTAATCGGGCAATTCGTCCGATCATGGTCATGCAGATGGAAGCAAGGAATGGTTTGGGATTTGTGAGTTTTGAGGGGGATATTCCGCCTGGCTTAACCTTCCCACAACAACAGCGTGTTCAACGGACAACGATTACGGGTACACCCACAACGCCAGGAACGTACAAGCTCACACAGGTTCTCACGGACTCTGGAGGTAATCGTTTATACGAGCAGCCTTTTGTAATTGATGTTATAGCCGAAGATGCTCCGGTGGTGTTGGGTGATTTCAACATAGCGATGCGCAAAGGACTCAATTTCCAGGAGGAAACCAAGATTGCACCCGCTGTTGGAGAAAAATGGCGGGCTTCGAACAACCTCTTCCATACCGCCGGCGAGTGGCCCTATGGCACCTTAACGTTCCGTGTGGATCGGGGTGCGGAGTTTGTTTCAGTTCGCAAATACCACAACCGCTACCGCATGTATACCAAGACGGATAAGGCAACCGGGCCTATTCCAGTCAAACTGACGATGGTTGATGGCGGTAAGAATGAAGTGTCGCATTGGACGGTTATTCAAGTTGACCCTAAACGAGGGCAGCCGCTAAAAACCCGTGAGCTACGCAACCTTCCGTACTTGCTGAACCTTGAACCAGGTAAGGCAATGAACCCAGCGAAGATACGAGCGAGTAGTGCGGAACCTGGTGATGTCTTTACGGTTGAAGGGCTGCCAAGCGGCTTGAAGTTCGACCCAACAACCAACACCATATCGGGGACTCCGGTCACCGCAGGTGAGTTTGAGGTTGCTATTTCCTTCAAGAATGCCGCTGGTGAAGCGCAAGATGCCAAGATCGTTCCCTTCACGGTAGCTCAACAAGCCAACAAGCCGCCGGTGCTGAACTTCCCCTTTGATAAACATGTGACCAAGGGCAATGGGGAAGCCGAAATCGAGCTTGATATTACCGACGACACCACACCGGTAAAAGACTTAAAGGTTCGCGTCGAGTCTCAATTTATTAAGATGCGCCCGGAACTGGACGGAGGGCATTGGCATCTGATGGTGGACAACACCAAGATCGCTGATGTTGACGAAGCAATTATTGAGGTTGAAGACGCCCAGGGTGCAAAGAGTACAAAGATTATCGAGGTGTATGTAGACAAGGGTTCACCTTGGATTCATCCAACTGCTAAACGAATTGTGCGTGTCGGCCAACCAATCCCCAAAATCATGGTGTTGCAGTTAGAGACACCCCACGGTCCTGGCACGGTTGAAGTGACCGGCCTACCCGATGGCCTTGGTCCGAATACCTTTAAAACGAAGCGAGGCTATATCGAAGGTATCCCAACCAAGGTAGGTACCTATCCCATTAGCCAGGTCTTGAAAGATTCCAAAGGGACCGTGCTCGCCCGCATGGGGTTCGAGATTGAAGTGATTGCATCGGATGCACCCTATGTGCATGGCACCTTTGACATCGATATGCGTCGGGGGCCTGGATTTGTAAAGGAAACAACGATTGCGCCTGCCCAAGGTGACACGTTCCGTAACACCTACAACCTGTATCACAAGGCGGGTGAAGCTCCTTTCCAAGACTTGCAGTACCGGATTGATTATGGTGGCTCCGTTGCTTCAGTGCGCAAGTACCACGACCGTTGGCGGATGCGCCTTGATACAAGCAAGGCCACAGGGCCAAAGCCCGTTTTAATCACGATGTTTGACAAGCAGGGGCGTACCTTTTCGCGCTGGGTAGTCATTCAGGTTGATCCACAACGCGGCCAACCACTACAAACGCGCAAAATCATCGGTCTCGAAGAGAACTATACGTTTGAGGCGGGTAAAGCGATTACGCCGATCAAGGTCACCTTTGAAGGCCTTCTCCCAAGCGATTATCCCCACCTTGCTGGCAGCTTACCGCCAGGTATCACGTTTGATATTGCGTCCTCAAGCTTTGTAGGTACGCCCACTGCTGAAGGGAACACGACCGTTGCGGTTGTTTTTGAGGACAAAGATGGCGTTGGCCAGGATGCCAAAATAGTGACCTTCAACGTGAAGAAGGCGGTGATACCACCCCCGCCGAACCCCAACCCGAATCCGAACCCCAATCCGAATCCGAACCCGAACCCGCAGCCGCAGCCGCAGCCGCAGCCAAGTCCCACGGGAACGCCTTCTCCCGCAGGTGACTTATCTGGGATTCAAATCTCGGGTGCATCGCGTGTAGAAACAGCCGTGGCTATTAGCCAACAGCATGTTCAAGCCGCCAGCTTGGACACCATAGTGTTGGCCCGCGCTGATGAGGTTGCTGATGCCGTGGCAGCAACACCGCTAGCCCACCAAATGGGTGCCCCGGTGTTATTAACCCAGTCAGATAGTTTGCATCCAGCGACCCTCAAAGAAATAACCCGGACAATCAAACCTGACGGTCGGATAGTCCTGATGGGCGGTCCGGTTGCGATTCATCCTAGTGTTGAAGAAGCCCTGAAGGGAGCCCTCCCAACTATCAAGTTCGAGCGTGTGCAAGGTGATAACCGCTTTAGTACTGCAGTTGCGGTATATGACCGCCTCGGACAGCCCACCACCGTAGCCATCATTGATGCTGATAAAAAGCATGTGGGTGATGCGTTAGTTGCTGGCGTGGCCATGGCGCAGCTTAAGACGGGGGGTAACGTAACCCCCGGCGCGGTCCTCTATTCATCCAATAACAAGGTGCCTGTAGAAACCCAAGGGGTGCTATTGCCCAAGGTAACCAAACGGTACACCTATGACCAGTCGGTGAAGGAAGCGGCGAACGCCACGCTTATCGAAGGCAATGATCCCATCGCACGGTCAGTGACAACCGCAATGACCTTCTTTGATAAGAATGTACGCGTTGTAACGCTTGCGTCGTCACGGGAAGCGAACACAGTTGACGCTCTAGCTGGCGGTGTAGATGCAGCTCGTCTGGGTGCCCCCCTAGTTCTTGCACCAGCCACATCAAGTGATGGGCGGGTACGCGACTACCTGGCCAGCCTTGTAAAAGGCAAGCAGTTAAGGTCCGCCATGATATTTGGTGGTCCTCAAGCGGTCTCACCTGATGTGCGTGACCACCTATTTGCAAGCGATACCAAGATTCAATGGGATACGGTTGAGGCAAGACCATAA
- a CDS encoding cell wall-binding repeat-containing protein, with amino-acid sequence MTRFSVLVSGMAALLVLTMVTSVYASELPDHAGEAVMSQDVRAARQDRLAGADRYGTAITVTQLLHRDHTVDVVYIASGDNYPDAISVTSLMALSNTTNRQAAVLLSPKAGLTPEVLAEVRRLLKPEGTIRLVGGEEALSTNVEYQLSTLVPEGKPRRLAGPTRVETALVIADEVRVLTTVSEVIITPAQNYGIGMVSSALAGKRNAVHLVAPETRDGGLHPAVAEWIARTKPKKVTILGPEPFLTSFTYSTLERITDQDELNLTSFPCKPGYGTCNPPETHAATDAQVIAEKVVNQHFQGVEDYVMVSYAGAADGLAAGQFAVSKLAPILPIKNGAPGDDRYGYLIKQTSGRPLITLWAIGGERVINQRGIEQVAKAFES; translated from the coding sequence ATGACCCGATTCTCTGTTTTAGTATCCGGTATGGCAGCATTGTTAGTACTAACAATGGTCACGTCGGTCTATGCATCGGAATTACCGGATCATGCTGGGGAAGCTGTCATGAGCCAGGACGTTCGTGCTGCAAGGCAGGATCGGTTGGCAGGTGCAGACCGGTATGGCACTGCAATCACGGTGACGCAATTACTCCATCGTGACCACACGGTCGACGTTGTCTATATCGCATCCGGTGATAACTATCCGGATGCAATCTCAGTCACAAGCTTGATGGCGTTGTCTAACACAACCAATCGCCAAGCAGCAGTGTTGCTGAGCCCGAAAGCCGGATTAACGCCCGAAGTATTGGCTGAGGTGCGGAGGCTGTTAAAACCCGAGGGAACCATACGTCTGGTTGGCGGTGAAGAAGCACTCTCAACAAATGTTGAGTATCAACTCAGTACATTAGTGCCAGAGGGTAAACCCAGGCGGTTGGCTGGGCCGACCCGAGTGGAAACAGCCTTGGTGATCGCCGATGAAGTGAGGGTGTTGACCACCGTGAGTGAGGTCATTATTACCCCTGCTCAGAACTATGGCATTGGAATGGTGAGTTCAGCGTTAGCGGGTAAACGAAATGCGGTACACCTTGTGGCTCCAGAAACCCGTGATGGAGGCTTACACCCAGCCGTTGCTGAATGGATTGCGCGCACAAAGCCCAAGAAGGTAACGATCCTCGGACCGGAGCCGTTTTTAACATCGTTCACGTATTCAACATTGGAGCGGATAACCGATCAGGATGAATTGAACCTCACCAGCTTCCCTTGCAAACCCGGGTACGGCACCTGTAATCCTCCAGAAACACATGCCGCAACAGATGCCCAAGTGATTGCTGAGAAAGTGGTCAACCAGCATTTTCAAGGGGTTGAAGATTACGTGATGGTTTCATATGCCGGGGCTGCCGACGGTCTGGCCGCCGGCCAATTCGCAGTTTCAAAACTTGCCCCCATCCTTCCTATTAAGAATGGTGCACCAGGTGATGACCGGTATGGCTACCTCATTAAGCAAACAAGCGGCCGACCACTCATTACCTTGTGGGCTATCGGTGGTGAGCGCGTTATCAATCAAAGGGGTATTGAACAGGTGGCCAAGGCATTTGAAAGCTAA
- a CDS encoding cell wall-binding repeat-containing protein — MEYPPKAALAAFGAVALGLVAHFLFPDPQELPNQPPEGATPSLGAYDQIPADSNQTITNESMASPESARTSPHPTKATPTASAEEEDQSPRCLAPEIEFERVSGKDRFATAISVSKTLYKARSEDHVVLVSAMNYPDAIAALNTSKPGDATPILLTPSEGLTPEIEAELRRIATNDATVTVIGGPTVISDSLIAQVQGFGYTVERIAGPDRVTTSMSLADHYSKNARNRTYIISPADDYAVSLVAGALAVSRNATHVMSPTGSGSNPVYGWLHERNPYELWVIGDGLSTALANRSSHFVHADIAPAIEQQVSYPESTCAPSADLLQPGPGQQTIAERVLTTAFRDATDIVVVDADSPVDGIAAGQMAAQYNAPILPLYRDMHLVDRYVGLIKTLGAKERMIHFVGGKRSISDGVKNHFVEYLSQ, encoded by the coding sequence ATGGAATATCCGCCTAAAGCTGCGTTGGCGGCATTCGGTGCTGTTGCACTCGGTCTTGTCGCCCATTTCTTATTCCCTGACCCACAGGAACTACCTAATCAGCCACCCGAAGGAGCAACGCCGTCGCTTGGAGCGTACGACCAGATACCAGCTGACTCAAACCAAACGATCACCAATGAATCGATGGCCTCTCCTGAGTCTGCCCGAACGTCACCCCATCCAACGAAGGCAACGCCCACTGCGAGTGCTGAGGAAGAAGATCAGTCACCACGATGCTTGGCACCTGAGATTGAATTTGAGCGGGTTTCTGGAAAAGATCGCTTTGCCACGGCTATTTCCGTTAGTAAAACCCTGTACAAAGCCAGATCTGAGGATCATGTTGTCTTAGTTTCGGCAATGAACTACCCCGATGCCATTGCCGCGCTGAATACATCAAAACCAGGTGATGCAACACCAATTCTGCTGACCCCTAGTGAGGGGCTAACCCCTGAGATTGAGGCTGAACTGCGACGCATCGCCACCAATGACGCAACCGTAACGGTCATAGGTGGCCCCACAGTGATATCAGATTCCCTCATCGCTCAAGTCCAAGGGTTTGGCTACACGGTTGAGCGGATAGCCGGACCAGACCGTGTCACCACATCGATGAGTCTGGCAGACCACTACTCCAAGAATGCCCGAAACCGAACCTACATCATCTCACCGGCAGATGATTATGCCGTCAGCCTTGTAGCTGGTGCACTCGCAGTATCACGTAATGCTACGCATGTGATGAGTCCTACCGGAAGTGGGAGTAACCCTGTCTACGGATGGCTCCATGAACGTAACCCTTACGAATTATGGGTAATTGGGGATGGTTTGAGTACGGCACTTGCTAACCGCTCAAGCCACTTTGTGCATGCTGATATCGCTCCCGCAATCGAACAACAGGTCAGCTATCCAGAAAGTACCTGCGCACCAAGCGCAGACCTGTTGCAACCTGGACCAGGCCAGCAGACGATTGCCGAACGGGTGTTGACAACGGCGTTTAGAGATGCGACAGACATTGTGGTTGTCGATGCGGATAGCCCTGTTGATGGTATTGCCGCAGGACAGATGGCCGCCCAATACAATGCACCAATTCTGCCCTTATATCGAGATATGCATCTGGTTGATCGGTACGTGGGCTTAATTAAAACACTTGGGGCAAAAGAACGGATGATCCATTTTGTTGGTGGTAAGCGTTCGATAAGTGATGGTGTCAAGAACCATTTTGTGGAATACCTATCTCAGTAG
- a CDS encoding exonuclease domain-containing protein: MESFVALDFETANRVRASACAIGLVRFDHNGEVEDSLYTLLKPHPDYAVFEYGNMQVHGILPEQVEHAPTWEDIFPAVADFIGDIPVVAHNMAFDGYILSDLAALYDHDPIMNRRYCTLRLARKLLDHAMRKNLAQVFNYYYPDRAFTHHHAGEDALAAGMIFSRMQAEHSIEVLAKLCPPTGKHIHS, encoded by the coding sequence ATGGAATCATTCGTTGCCCTTGATTTCGAAACGGCTAACCGTGTCCGCGCATCTGCTTGTGCGATAGGGCTCGTACGGTTTGACCACAACGGTGAAGTAGAAGATTCGTTGTACACCTTGCTTAAACCCCATCCTGATTACGCTGTCTTTGAGTATGGGAATATGCAGGTGCATGGTATTTTGCCCGAACAGGTTGAACATGCCCCAACGTGGGAAGACATCTTTCCTGCGGTTGCAGATTTCATCGGCGATATCCCCGTTGTGGCACACAATATGGCTTTTGATGGGTATATCCTCTCCGATTTAGCCGCACTCTATGACCACGATCCAATCATGAACCGGCGCTATTGCACCCTACGCCTTGCTCGCAAACTCCTTGATCATGCCATGCGTAAAAACCTTGCTCAGGTATTCAACTATTACTATCCTGACCGGGCGTTCACCCATCACCATGCCGGCGAGGATGCGTTAGCGGCCGGAATGATTTTTTCACGTATGCAGGCGGAGCATTCTATTGAGGTACTTGCCAAACTCTGCCCACCTACAGGCAAGCACATTCATTCCTAG
- a CDS encoding class I SAM-dependent methyltransferase has protein sequence MSIFHELLERWNIQQRIFMEHREHRVHVMASVINELDPVDGRPIRVLDLGCGPGSVSHTILEQVPNCQIVGVDRDPVLLRIAAETNPDPSRFHIVDANLSEAGWLDKLPFDEFDAMVSATALHWLSPAALVSVYAEAAKLIRPGGVLLNADHLYYSTEQKPVLGSIAERLRDRYMDIAISEGAQTWEAWWDEALAVPEMAVEAELHRERWAERHAAAYVTRTFHLEAMRAAGCSEADVIWREFDDIVLCGVLST, from the coding sequence ATGAGCATTTTCCATGAACTGTTGGAACGATGGAATATCCAACAACGCATTTTCATGGAGCATCGTGAACATCGTGTCCACGTCATGGCTAGCGTGATTAATGAGCTTGACCCTGTAGACGGTCGCCCTATCAGGGTGCTTGACTTGGGCTGTGGGCCAGGCTCCGTCTCGCACACCATTCTCGAACAGGTCCCCAATTGCCAGATTGTTGGTGTTGATAGAGACCCCGTGCTGTTGCGCATCGCAGCCGAAACAAATCCCGATCCGTCACGATTCCATATCGTTGATGCCAACCTGAGTGAAGCCGGTTGGCTCGACAAACTCCCCTTTGATGAATTTGATGCGATGGTGTCTGCCACTGCGTTGCACTGGCTATCTCCCGCCGCACTCGTGTCGGTATATGCCGAAGCGGCAAAGCTTATCCGTCCCGGAGGGGTACTCCTCAACGCTGATCACTTGTATTACAGTACCGAACAGAAGCCGGTATTGGGAAGCATTGCCGAACGCTTGCGTGATCGGTACATGGACATTGCCATATCAGAAGGCGCCCAAACATGGGAAGCCTGGTGGGATGAAGCCTTAGCTGTTCCAGAGATGGCCGTGGAAGCCGAGCTTCACCGTGAGCGTTGGGCTGAACGCCATGCCGCAGCCTATGTCACAAGAACATTTCACCTCGAAGCAATGCGCGCCGCTGGGTGCAGCGAAGCCGATGTGATTTGGAGAGAGTTTGACGACATCGTTCTTTGTGGAGTTCTCTCTACATAG
- a CDS encoding ABC transporter ATP-binding protein: protein MITADNLIISRGGRVVVDHVDFTTEGSTMIGVVGPNGAGKSSLLAALYGVLKRDSGKIVVDERELRELSHKEIARRMAVVSQRPRDPLALTVRDSVQLGRLAHRSMLSYGNAEDKVLTQQALEMVELDHLADRLTSELSGGEQQRVMIARAIVQQADHMLLDEPTNHLDIHHSYALMDLVTQLECVSVVVLHDLNLAARYCDSIVLLDQGAVVASGPAFDVLSPEIISSIYKVDVERIVHEDNFHLVYSPKKGTE from the coding sequence ATGATTACTGCTGACAACCTCATCATTTCACGTGGTGGCCGTGTGGTCGTTGACCACGTGGACTTCACGACTGAAGGTTCAACCATGATCGGGGTTGTCGGCCCGAACGGTGCCGGGAAGTCATCCCTCCTTGCAGCACTCTACGGCGTGCTTAAACGTGATAGTGGCAAGATTGTGGTTGACGAACGTGAACTGCGTGAGCTTTCACATAAAGAGATTGCACGGCGGATGGCGGTTGTATCACAGCGGCCTCGAGATCCGTTGGCCTTGACGGTACGTGACAGTGTGCAGTTAGGGCGTCTCGCGCATCGTTCGATGTTGTCCTATGGCAATGCCGAGGACAAGGTCTTGACCCAACAGGCGCTCGAGATGGTTGAACTTGACCACTTGGCTGACCGGCTCACCAGTGAGTTATCCGGCGGTGAACAACAGCGAGTGATGATCGCCCGAGCCATCGTGCAACAGGCTGATCACATGCTGTTGGACGAACCCACCAACCACCTTGATATTCACCACAGTTATGCATTGATGGATCTTGTAACGCAACTGGAATGTGTTTCTGTTGTCGTCCTTCACGACTTGAATCTGGCTGCACGCTATTGCGATTCCATTGTGCTGTTGGATCAAGGGGCGGTTGTCGCTTCAGGCCCAGCATTTGATGTCTTGTCACCAGAGATTATTTCATCGATTTACAAGGTTGACGTTGAGCGCATTGTGCACGAGGACAATTTTCACTTGGTGTATTCACCAAAGAAAGGTACGGAATGA
- a CDS encoding ABC transporter substrate-binding protein yields MSYKLVSILAAVVGTAGLAACSAPAPTPVDDASASASTTAEASSAANGSESSEHGEATVANNEPRKVMSCTQELTVEKSPQRVITMGDDAMAFLWEMGIHDRVVGMGKALATEVYEPEVLEALKDVPIIEGQKNPGGGSTLSTESILALNPDLVIGYDTGADREALTKAGVLFYSPDAWCPDETGSDAVELPTANFDLVKTEARKYGKLFMMEDKAEEIIAQLDGKIEEVKKASPQDRGTGMAIYIDEGDEQFWAYGKASMVQPQFEAVGLKNVYADRKERLIEGMSMESVLDQNPETIVLLYGSGTAEGAKNTFMGINGASNLDAVKNNKLFTMPFRFTDPPSPNSIRGVEKLAETLGQ; encoded by the coding sequence GTGTCTTATAAATTAGTATCAATCCTCGCTGCTGTCGTCGGTACGGCTGGCCTTGCGGCCTGTTCTGCCCCTGCGCCCACACCTGTGGACGATGCCTCAGCGAGTGCAAGTACCACTGCCGAAGCTAGCAGCGCAGCAAACGGCAGTGAATCATCCGAACATGGCGAAGCTACGGTTGCGAATAATGAACCACGCAAGGTCATGAGTTGCACTCAAGAATTGACGGTAGAAAAGTCGCCACAGCGAGTGATCACCATGGGTGATGACGCAATGGCCTTCCTGTGGGAAATGGGTATCCATGACCGTGTGGTTGGTATGGGTAAAGCGCTGGCCACCGAGGTGTATGAACCTGAGGTTCTCGAGGCCTTAAAGGATGTGCCCATCATTGAAGGTCAGAAGAACCCCGGCGGTGGGTCCACATTGTCAACCGAATCGATTTTGGCCTTAAACCCTGATTTGGTTATCGGCTACGACACCGGTGCGGACCGTGAAGCCCTTACCAAAGCCGGTGTGCTGTTCTACTCCCCTGATGCCTGGTGCCCTGATGAAACAGGATCAGATGCGGTTGAGTTACCTACCGCCAACTTTGACCTGGTGAAAACCGAGGCTCGCAAATACGGCAAGCTCTTCATGATGGAAGATAAGGCCGAAGAAATCATCGCCCAGTTGGACGGCAAAATTGAAGAGGTCAAGAAGGCTTCTCCACAAGACCGTGGCACAGGTATGGCCATCTACATTGACGAGGGTGACGAACAGTTCTGGGCCTATGGCAAAGCCAGCATGGTTCAACCACAGTTTGAGGCCGTTGGGCTTAAGAATGTCTACGCCGACCGTAAGGAACGCCTGATTGAAGGCATGTCCATGGAATCGGTTCTTGACCAGAACCCTGAAACCATCGTGTTGCTCTATGGCTCTGGTACCGCTGAAGGCGCCAAAAACACCTTTATGGGTATCAATGGGGCGTCCAACTTGGATGCGGTGAAGAACAACAAATTGTTCACCATGCCCTTCCGCTTCACTGATCCTCCTTCACCAAACTCCATTCGCGGTGTTGAGAAATTAGCCGAAACGTTAGGTCAATAA